One Gossypium hirsutum isolate 1008001.06 chromosome A08, Gossypium_hirsutum_v2.1, whole genome shotgun sequence genomic window, CGAAAAAGTCTTATCCTTCAACTATAGATTGGCTAACCGACCTGACATTGATCGCCTTCGCCTCCTTCGTTTTTGTCGAATCCGCCATATGCTGAAGAATAGTACAAAGCCTGAAGAAccagagatatatatatattttttggtgaaaagaacaaagataTTAATCAAATACAAGGCCAAAAATGCAAAGAAGATTTACATCAACATCTATATATGTGTGTGTCTATAAAAGATGTTCACCAACCTGTAATTGCGATAACTGCAGGTACAAGCCACTGACTAGCAACTAGTTCAGGCACATCGAGCTGCGAAAACAAGAGGTAAGTTTTATCGGTCTTCGGGttcaatatataaaaagaatgaaTCTGTTTAGACAGAGTTTTATGCTTCTTACCTCACCCAAGTACCTGTTTCCGAAATAATCGCCCTTATTTTTCTCTGTAAACTTGGGACGCCGAGAATTTGATGTATCAATAGTGGAATTTAAGCCTCTTCCTAAACCAATAACATGATAGCCAGGTAGTTTTCTGTTTCTTCCCCTAATGTGTAAATTGTATCCTTTAGTTCCCCACACTTCGAATCTAGAGTCAGTCCGACAGATTAAATCCTTTCCAAGGACAGCAGAATACACGGAGAAATTTACATCGGTTCTTCGAGATGATAAGTGGTTGTCATCTTCATACAATGGCATATCTTGCTTAACAGACTTGGAGAAAAGCACAGGATCTTTAATATTTGAACCTGTGAAATCTAGTATTTTTCTTAGAAGCCGGTAGCAATTGGTCACCATATGGCTGCTGTCTAAGCAGTTCGAGTCTCCATATACAGCAATGCGACCTTCACCGACTTCTAGCAGGCCAAGGATAGGTGAGTCTGCCTGCATATGCCAAGAGATCACATAATTTTCAATGTTAAAAGTCACGTATGCTGAAATTATTAAAAGACTATAGATGTTTAATCACCTTGTTCATGCCGGAATTCAGCAACAAATTTTGAGTGGCCCCACTTTCCGAGCTATCCAAAAAAGGAAAGCTATGTACATAACCACCTCTTGGGAACCTCACTATATCTGTTCCAGATGCATATCGACTCTGTTCATCGTCAATAGAAAAATCACCATTCAGAATCTTATCCCCGAAAGCTATCCCAAATGGAGCCAAAAGATCATTTAATGCTGGGATATTTGCACCTCCAGTCACTGGTGTCCACCAACTCCTCGTGTTGTCATCGAAAAATCTCATTTTGACCATTGTATCCACATTATACCATTCAGCGAAAACAGCCAAACCCAAACCAGTATTAATGACATCATCCCTGAgcttttcaatttcttcttggAAGTATTCATCCTCAAGATCAACCATCAAAAGAGTTCCGTATTGGCTAGCATCGAAACACGTAAGAGGAGAACCAAGTGTCTCAATATAATAGCCAGCATCTCGTAACATGTTGAACATAATGTGAAAATTTGTATGTAGGTGATCCCCATGCCAATCAAGAATGTCGTTCCGTACATCCAATGAGTCTCTTGGAATATATCCAGGAGGATATTTAATACTGTGAAATTGGTCCCATAAAACCCGTTTTGATCGTGGTGGAGTTGGAACCACATTCAATTTCAACTTAAGAACGCAAGTACTAGTTCGAACAGCCCTCTCCCCTTGGGCTGGAGGAGAATGTACTCTAACAGTTACATTGCCCTCAATCACTCCGGAAAAATGTGCACCTTCTTCCTTAATTTGCATGTGAAGTGCTAAGTAACCTGTCCAAGGCCAGATGACTTCTGAATAAGTAAAGCGAATACTTAAAAGATTCCCTTCCTCATTTGAAGGATGCCATATCGGTGGACTACGAACATAGCCAATGACACCCATCCCATTCAGAACAGTAGCATTGAATATCACAGGCATCGCACCAGCATAAAGTGGTTGCAGACAAAAGGGCCAGGAATACGGACAATCTGTATAATCAAGAACACTAGGAAATATGCTTGCTCGAGGTTGGTAACTCTTAAGGATTTCATATGATTCTAATCTGACAAAGAAATAAACTTAATCAATTATTAACATACTAAATAGATCTAAAAGGAAAAATTCTGAATGTTATAAGGAAGAAGCACCGAAACCAGGTGAACTTACAGATCTACTCTCCCTGCACCCTGTTCATACATGTTTGGACCAGTAAGCTTAGCGGCACCCTCAACTAGTGCTTGTTTCATGCTTGCAGGATTCAGAATTTCCTTCCGTTTGTTCTCAGGAATGATACTAACAAGCAGGCATACCACACCAGCAACCACAGGGCTTGCCACACTAGTGCCTGATAGGCTTTTACATCCGGTACTGATCTTAGATCCCATAATTTCCCGTCCATATGCCACAACATCTGGTTTGACACGACCATAACTGCAAAGGGAATTAACCAAGTTAAATCTTCAAGTGTTATTCAGCACACTTTCTTCAAATGAAAAACAGATTGTGGGCTGGAAAAGCTATTGCATAAAAATAAGGAGTACTACATATTCATGACCAAAACGGAGGAAAAAAAAGTGACGTAAATAGTATAAACTTATTTAGAGGTTCAAAACCAAGTAGAATAAgtacaaaaatacaaaatatgtaATACTTTATGCTAGAAGGATATGATACCCATGAGGAATCTCCCAAGTACTCATGCCACGTGACGAAAATGAGGCTATGTGATCACTATAATCGATGCCACCAACACCAATAACGTCACTTTGGTCAGCTGGATTGTTTAAAGTTCCATAAAGTGGCCCATCATTTCCAATGGCTGATACCATAATAATATTATTGGCTGTTATTTCCCAAACCTGGAGAACCATAAAGCAGCAAACATTAACCGAAAAGGGCTCAGCTACatgttattaaaaagaaaaaaggaacgTATGCAAAAGTGTACGCGTGCATAATATTTCAAGTTCACCACCAAAGTGGGTAACATCACAAATTATCCTCGTTAAGAAATTAATGTCCAAAGAAGACAAACAGTTCAAAATGTATTAAAATCTATGAAGAGAAACTCAACTCACTAATTAGAATGATCAATTCACGATTCATGGAATTTAGAAGAGGTATAGAAGTTTATGTAGAAAATTCAACGAACTCCAATAAAGAAATGAATCATTATGAATGAAGCATTTCCATATGCTACCAAAGTCTTAAGGGcaaagttgaaaagtccaaatcGACAAAACAGACTAAAACCGACATTTTTATTCACAATTTCTCGGTTGTGA contains:
- the LOC107932897 gene encoding subtilisin-like protease SBT6.1 isoform X1 → MIIIQLSFPLKSAFFVTFLSVSLFHFKPLFSPTRKQTLTHYGSNNLTVRNNYIIRFTDYKPASDHRSYLESNLRSDGWEWIERRNAAAKFPTDFGLVSIEGSVKEALIEEIERLGFVKDVNVDLSYNRGLLGAGGGAFENGRKRPGKIFTSMSFSEEKHCHVSGLSNSSINWSRHLLSQRSQVTSLFGADALWRKGYTGAKVKMAIFDTGIRADHPHFRNIKERTNWTNEDTLNDNLGHGTFVAGVIAGEDAECLGFAPDTEIYAFRVFTDAQVSYTSWFLDAFNYAIATNMDVLNLSIGGPDYLDLPFVEKVWEITANNIIMVSAIGNDGPLYGTLNNPADQSDVIGVGGIDYSDHIASFSSRGMSTWEIPHGYGRVKPDVVAYGREIMGSKISTGCKSLSGTSVASPVVAGVVCLLVSIIPENKRKEILNPASMKQALVEGAAKLTGPNMYEQGAGRVDLLESYEILKSYQPRASIFPSVLDYTDCPYSWPFCLQPLYAGAMPVIFNATVLNGMGVIGYVRSPPIWHPSNEEGNLLSIRFTYSEVIWPWTGYLALHMQIKEEGAHFSGVIEGNVTVRVHSPPAQGERAVRTSTCVLKLKLNVVPTPPRSKRVLWDQFHSIKYPPGYIPRDSLDVRNDILDWHGDHLHTNFHIMFNMLRDAGYYIETLGSPLTCFDASQYGTLLMVDLEDEYFQEEIEKLRDDVINTGLGLAVFAEWYNVDTMVKMRFFDDNTRSWWTPVTGGANIPALNDLLAPFGIAFGDKILNGDFSIDDEQSRYASGTDIVRFPRGGYVHSFPFLDSSESGATQNLLLNSGMNKADSPILGLLEVGEGRIAVYGDSNCLDSSHMVTNCYRLLRKILDFTGSNIKDPVLFSKSVKQDMPLYEDDNHLSSRRTDVNFSVYSAVLGKDLICRTDSRFEVWGTKGYNLHIRGRNRKLPGYHVIGLGRGLNSTIDTSNSRRPKFTEKNKGDYFGNRYLGELDVPELVASQWLVPAVIAITGFVLFFSIWRIRQKRRRRRRSMSGRLANL
- the LOC107932897 gene encoding subtilisin-like protease SBT6.1 isoform X2, whose amino-acid sequence is MLSVLVLHLIPRFMRFVFSRMRSLLQVSYTSWFLDAFNYAIATNMDVLNLSIGGPDYLDLPFVEKVWEITANNIIMVSAIGNDGPLYGTLNNPADQSDVIGVGGIDYSDHIASFSSRGMSTWEIPHGYGRVKPDVVAYGREIMGSKISTGCKSLSGTSVASPVVAGVVCLLVSIIPENKRKEILNPASMKQALVEGAAKLTGPNMYEQGAGRVDLLESYEILKSYQPRASIFPSVLDYTDCPYSWPFCLQPLYAGAMPVIFNATVLNGMGVIGYVRSPPIWHPSNEEGNLLSIRFTYSEVIWPWTGYLALHMQIKEEGAHFSGVIEGNVTVRVHSPPAQGERAVRTSTCVLKLKLNVVPTPPRSKRVLWDQFHSIKYPPGYIPRDSLDVRNDILDWHGDHLHTNFHIMFNMLRDAGYYIETLGSPLTCFDASQYGTLLMVDLEDEYFQEEIEKLRDDVINTGLGLAVFAEWYNVDTMVKMRFFDDNTRSWWTPVTGGANIPALNDLLAPFGIAFGDKILNGDFSIDDEQSRYASGTDIVRFPRGGYVHSFPFLDSSESGATQNLLLNSGMNKADSPILGLLEVGEGRIAVYGDSNCLDSSHMVTNCYRLLRKILDFTGSNIKDPVLFSKSVKQDMPLYEDDNHLSSRRTDVNFSVYSAVLGKDLICRTDSRFEVWGTKGYNLHIRGRNRKLPGYHVIGLGRGLNSTIDTSNSRRPKFTEKNKGDYFGNRYLGELDVPELVASQWLVPAVIAITGFVLFFSIWRIRQKRRRRRRSMSGRLANL